The following proteins are co-located in the Deinococcus metallilatus genome:
- a CDS encoding nucleotidyltransferase family protein, with product MRQPSSGPVAGVLLAAGRGTRMGRPKQLATLHGVPLVRRAALALAEGGFDLLLAAVPPGEVGEGVRAALRGLPFTFAENPDPARGLAGSFRVAASALPAGLGAAHFALADMPLLTGEVHARLLAAFRASGVPLVLAEYGEEGEAVRAPPHLFRADLFPALRELPDADHGPRTLLRQCAKEAVTLRFPAALLADVDTPEDLARLEGAG from the coding sequence ATGCGCCAACCTTCCTCCGGCCCGGTCGCGGGCGTGCTGCTCGCCGCTGGCCGGGGCACGCGGATGGGGCGGCCCAAGCAGCTCGCCACCCTGCACGGGGTGCCGCTGGTGCGTCGCGCCGCTCTCGCGCTGGCGGAAGGTGGCTTTGACCTTCTGCTGGCAGCCGTCCCACCAGGCGAGGTGGGAGAGGGGGTCCGGGCGGCGCTGCGGGGGCTCCCCTTCACTTTTGCCGAGAATCCCGACCCGGCGCGGGGCCTCGCGGGGTCCTTCCGGGTAGCGGCCTCGGCCCTGCCCGCAGGCCTGGGGGCCGCCCACTTCGCGCTGGCCGATATGCCGCTGCTGACCGGCGAGGTTCACGCGCGCCTGCTGGCCGCCTTCCGCGCTTCCGGTGTGCCCCTGGTGCTGGCCGAATATGGGGAAGAGGGAGAGGCTGTCCGCGCCCCGCCCCACCTGTTCCGCGCCGACCTGTTCCCCGCCCTGCGCGAATTGCCCGATGCCGACCACGGCCCGCGAACGCTGCTGCGGCAATGCGCGAAAGAGGCCGTGACGCTGCGGTTTCCCGCCGCCCTGCTGGCCGATGTGGACACGCCGGAGGACCTGGCGCGGCTGGAGGGGGCGGGGTAG
- a CDS encoding SRPBCC family protein has protein sequence MKLSYSGQEQVKAPPAAVWAFVQDPERVARCLPDVQDVVVHDQNHMDATVQVGVGMVRGKFKFRIEVQPDEAQNRVNVKVQGGGLGSVVDLTAGAKVIDNGDGTTTLDWTGDATMRGPVATVGGRVLDAQAQKLIQRTFQNMSAQVEARAGTLA, from the coding sequence ATGAAACTGAGTTACAGCGGTCAGGAACAGGTCAAGGCACCCCCGGCGGCGGTCTGGGCTTTCGTGCAGGACCCCGAACGGGTGGCCCGCTGCCTGCCGGACGTGCAGGACGTCGTGGTGCATGACCAGAACCATATGGACGCGACCGTGCAGGTCGGCGTGGGGATGGTGCGCGGCAAATTCAAGTTCCGAATCGAGGTGCAGCCGGACGAGGCGCAAAACCGCGTAAACGTGAAGGTGCAGGGCGGCGGCCTGGGCAGCGTGGTGGACCTGACGGCGGGCGCGAAGGTCATCGACAACGGGGACGGCACCACCACCCTCGACTGGACCGGCGACGCGACCATGCGCGGCCCGGTGGCGACGGTGGGCGGGCGCGTCCTGGACGCCCAGGCACAGAAACTCATCCAGCGGACCTTCCAGAACATGAGCGCGCAGGTGGAGGCCCGCGCGGGAACCCTGGCGTGA
- a CDS encoding AAA family ATPase encodes MTQPPPPSDLRAAFRARGYVAGDALVTALRLVVALGKPLLLEGPAGVGKTEAAKTLAGALGTRLIRLQCYEGLDAQAALYEWNYARQLLHLRAAEVGGRAVSDADLYGPQFLMQRPLLEAIRQEVPPVLLIDEVDRADDAFEAFLLELLAEWQVTVPELGTLTATARPHVLLTSNRARELSDALRRRCLYLWVDYPTQAQELEIVRARLPGIQETLAAQVTRAVHALRELPLGKPPGVAETLDWAAALVALHRDWLDAEALDLTLGAVLKLHEDQRLARPTLTRLAAP; translated from the coding sequence GTGACCCAGCCCCCTCCCCCCTCCGACCTGCGGGCGGCCTTCCGCGCACGGGGGTACGTGGCGGGAGATGCCCTCGTCACGGCCCTGCGGCTGGTGGTGGCGCTGGGCAAACCGCTGCTGCTCGAAGGCCCGGCGGGCGTCGGCAAGACCGAGGCGGCCAAGACGCTGGCAGGCGCCCTGGGCACCCGCCTGATCCGCCTCCAGTGTTACGAGGGGCTGGACGCGCAGGCCGCGCTGTACGAGTGGAACTATGCCCGCCAGCTCCTGCACCTGCGCGCCGCCGAGGTGGGCGGGCGAGCCGTCAGCGACGCCGACCTTTACGGCCCGCAGTTCCTGATGCAGCGTCCCCTCCTGGAAGCGATCCGCCAGGAGGTGCCGCCCGTCCTCCTGATCGACGAGGTGGACCGCGCCGACGACGCTTTCGAGGCCTTTTTGCTCGAACTGCTGGCCGAATGGCAGGTGACGGTGCCGGAACTGGGTACGCTGACCGCCACCGCCCGCCCCCACGTCCTGCTGACCAGCAACCGCGCCCGCGAACTGAGCGACGCGCTGAGGCGCCGCTGCCTCTACCTGTGGGTGGATTACCCCACGCAGGCGCAGGAGCTGGAGATCGTGCGGGCACGCCTCCCCGGCATCCAGGAGACGCTGGCGGCCCAGGTCACGCGGGCGGTTCACGCCCTGCGCGAGCTGCCGCTGGGCAAGCCGCCGGGCGTAGCGGAGACGCTCGACTGGGCCGCCGCGCTGGTCGCCCTGCACCGCGACTGGCTTGATGCGGAGGCGCTGGACCTCACGCTGGGGGCGGTGCTGAAGCTGCACGAGGATCAGCGGCTGGCCCGCCCGACCCTGACCAGGCTCGCCGCCCCGTGA